The DNA sequence CTTTGTGAATCTCTGCCTGCTCTGGACATTATGTGAGTAACAAAAATCCACTTGTGGAAAACTTGTACTGCCCACCCTTACACATAAAGCTGATGATTGTCTTCTGTTTCCGTGTTTCAGGTGTGGCACAGTTAGATGACATCTCTCAGCCTGTTCCATTTCAAACAGTGAAGCTCGGAGAATCAGCTTCTATTGAATGTCACATAAAGAGTGAAATGTATAAAAGAGTGTGGTACAAATTGACTACATTGAGGAGCCTACAGCTAGTGGCAACATTTCATACTAAATTTAACAAAAGTCAAATTGCTGATACATTTCGTCAACGTTACTCAGTCAACGCTGACAGAATCAGCAGTAATCTGAGCATCTCTGCAACCACATGGGAGGACACTGGAACATACTTCTGTGGAGTAATGTACTTTAGTGATATTCTTTTTGGATCAGGAACCTTTTTGATGCTGAAAGGTATTTATCACTCAAACATTCCATGTGCTCTAAACCTCGAAATATGACAATCCAGATATTTGTCTTTTGCATGAGTTTTATAGTAATGCAATGCTTAGTTAACCTTCTTAAATAAAGCAGACAAGTTAGCAGTACCTAATAGGAAACATCTACTTACCTAACCTACATGTTATGTAAGTTATgttatcatagactgtatatcaACATTGACGGAGCAAAAGCgtcctgctgactggctgcagtattgGTCATAAATTCTGCCTCCTTCATGTTCACAGATGGAACTTGGGTCAAACTATGAGTTAAATGAGTCCTGCTGATTTACTTTACGTTGCATTTTACATGAGCATCTGCCTAATAATCTGTTCTGCTATGGACTGTACTGACCTATGTGGTCTAAAAGGTTATATCAATGAGTTTAACGAAAAGGGTGTGTGTTCAATTCTACGTACCCAGCAAGCTCAAATCTGCACATGTCTTGGCTTCAAACACTGCAAAATGTCAGCAGCCGCTTCTCTTGTACAAtggaaggagacagagacatgTTGTCCATTTTGATAAACACCTCAATGCATGCTACCAATGTACCTACCCCTATCCCTAATCCCATGAAAAAAGTAGACTTTACTAAGACACCAAACATTGTCTTTTTGATGAAGTAGACGCTTGCCCCCAGACTAACACAACATGTTAAACTATATCGCCTACCTTTAATTCCACATACAAGCAATGAGTCATGAGGATGCAGTATCCAAAATTGATGCTAGTGTGGCGCTTAATGCATCGTATATTTTGACAATTTTGGTCAATAATGAAGCaggctttaaatgtgaatgtaaTTTTAGTTAAGAGAGGCTTTATGCTAATGATCCCATATTTTGTTACTCCTTTCCTAGGTGCAAATATGATCAGTGATTCTGTTGTCCAGCAGCCAGGGTCTCAGACAGTCCAGCTAGGAGACTCTGTGACTCTCAGTTGCTCTGTTAACACTGGGCATTGTGCAGGTGAACACACTGGTGTCATGTGGCTGAAAAACTCTCTAGATTCTGCGGCACAAATTATTTCCTCATCTGGATATAAGAACCACAGCTGTGACAGGAGTGAGAGTGGACAAACGACCTGTGTGTACACCTTGCTCATGAGGAACATCCGCTATGATGATGAGGGAATGTACTACTGTGTTGTGACTTTATGTGGACACATGCTGTCTGGGAACGGGACCAGGATTAACATTCACAGTAAGATGGAATTGATTTTGTATGAAGAGTTGGGGCAGAGTCTCTACTTCAGCgatggcgtatgaatgtgtatgaatgggattagttaaaactgatggccactttacatcATAGCTCTCTATGCCATCAGGtagtgaatgggtaggtgtgacctggggtgtaaaagcacttagggcacggtcacactggtcatctgtaccgtgttgtacccaagcacgattgccccccgctgcaccattcccacgctggccggcacggcccgcagccatactggccaggactaaccgtgcctaagcacgattacctcttgtacataatgtcgtaatacaacacatgcacgctttatgatattatgaagcgtgctcagttacaaacaggcggacgagagagagagagagagagagacgcgcagtcgagtccacGTCTGCacctcagagaaaaacacagagcgcatgacagctactttactgatttgcagattattttaagccattttaatcagacacagcaatagataaataaaaaaataaaatagaggcCGAGtcctttgtgtcttatattgtgtcattttagtcagatacagacatgaaactctggatttctccataatgaaggctgtcagcgttgtgtgcCCGCGTGCTTGtcctcgtgcatgaagtgtaccgtgctgaagcacacctctctga is a window from the Labrus mixtus chromosome 23, fLabMix1.1, whole genome shotgun sequence genome containing:
- the LOC132958529 gene encoding uncharacterized protein LOC132958529, translated to MMLFFVNLCLLWTLCVAQLDDISQPVPFQTVKLGESASIECHIKSEMYKRVWYKLTTLRSLQLVATFHTKFNKSQIADTFRQRYSVNADRISSNLSISATTWEDTGTYFCGVMYFSDILFGSGTFLMLKGANMISDSVVQQPGSQTVQLGDSVTLSCSVNTGHCAGEHTGVMWLKNSLDSAAQIISSSGYKNHSCDRSESGQTTCVYTLLMRNIRYDDEGMYYCVVTLCGHMLSGNGTRINIHNTKPVALSPAVIALILSNIALGIVTLVLLWKFYTSRRNNSTEVTGRRSEVCQASDGVLYEFESSAPEILQRTPEEKTSVDSVVYSDVRCCQKNREALFQ